In the genome of Rhodoplanes sp. Z2-YC6860, one region contains:
- a CDS encoding branched-chain amino acid ABC transporter permease — protein sequence MIEIANMVLGGLAAGMVLFIVSVGLSVTMGLMGFVNLAHGGFAMIGGYVIVLAMNRLGIPFVPALALGFIVVAAISAVFERLLYSRLYRAPELDQVLFTIGLVFIMTASVLLVVGPETQPLTLPTSMQGQLNLGFMTYRTYSVVLIVVGVIIMLALWLGFERTRMGAQIRAAVDNRRMAESLGINITRLFTITFAFGSGMAALGGGLGAEFLGLDPQYPLKYLVMFLIVVAVGGLGRITGVFYAALIIGVVDFTLKKYLPQGGTVFIYAMTILLLLWRPQGLFGRPT from the coding sequence GTGATCGAAATCGCCAATATGGTGCTGGGCGGCCTTGCCGCCGGTATGGTGCTGTTCATCGTCTCGGTCGGCCTCTCGGTGACCATGGGGCTGATGGGCTTCGTCAATCTCGCCCACGGCGGCTTCGCCATGATCGGCGGCTACGTCATCGTGCTGGCGATGAACCGGCTCGGCATCCCGTTCGTGCCGGCGCTGGCCTTGGGCTTCATCGTGGTCGCAGCCATCAGCGCCGTGTTCGAGCGGCTGTTGTACTCCCGCCTGTACCGCGCCCCCGAACTCGACCAGGTGCTGTTCACCATCGGGCTTGTCTTCATCATGACCGCCTCGGTGCTTCTGGTGGTTGGGCCGGAGACGCAGCCGCTGACCCTGCCGACCTCAATGCAGGGGCAGCTCAACCTGGGCTTTATGACCTATCGCACCTACAGCGTCGTGCTGATTGTGGTGGGCGTCATCATCATGCTGGCGCTGTGGCTCGGCTTCGAGCGCACCCGCATGGGCGCGCAGATCCGCGCCGCGGTCGACAACCGCCGCATGGCAGAATCGCTCGGCATCAACATCACACGGCTGTTCACCATCACGTTCGCGTTCGGCAGCGGCATGGCGGCGCTGGGCGGCGGGCTCGGCGCCGAGTTCCTCGGCCTCGATCCGCAATATCCGCTGAAGTACCTGGTGATGTTCCTGATCGTCGTTGCGGTCGGCGGGCTCGGCCGCATCACCGGCGTGTTCTACGCCGCGCTGATCATCGGCGTGGTCGACTTCACGCTGAAGAAATACCTGCCGCAGGGCGGCACCGTGTTCATCTATGCCATGACCATCCTGCTCCTCCTGTGGAGACCGCAGGGGCTGTTCGGACGTCCGACATGA
- a CDS encoding branched-chain amino acid ABC transporter permease: MSATQMPDSNTSDALAARILARRHRFQWWEPLPWLLALGFYFVFPRYLGFGTELLITVLFAISLDLALGYAGIITLGHAAFFGAGAYTVGILAKHEIWTEPISGLVIAAIVAGAVGLLSGLVLLRTTGLTLLMLTLCTMGLLEETANMASEVTGGFDGLDSLPIKPIFGTFEFDVLYSSTQYLYVLGVLLVCFIFVRTLVYSPYGHSLTGIRENTLRMHAIGAPVRMRLVTCYAISAALAGVAGALWAQANAYVNLSTLGLDRAATVMIILVLGGYGRLYGSIVGAIAYMALSHFLSKAYPTAWQLGLGVLLVAIALFARGGILGIADQIRSRLGRAKEQKPS, translated from the coding sequence ATGAGCGCGACGCAGATGCCTGACAGCAATACAAGCGACGCGCTCGCCGCGCGCATCCTCGCCCGCCGGCACCGCTTCCAATGGTGGGAGCCGCTGCCCTGGCTGTTGGCGCTCGGCTTCTATTTCGTGTTCCCGCGCTATCTCGGTTTCGGCACCGAGCTTTTGATCACGGTGCTGTTTGCGATCTCGCTCGATCTGGCGCTGGGCTACGCCGGCATCATTACGCTTGGGCACGCGGCGTTTTTCGGCGCCGGCGCCTACACGGTCGGCATCCTGGCCAAGCATGAGATCTGGACCGAGCCGATCTCGGGATTGGTCATCGCCGCGATCGTCGCGGGCGCCGTTGGGCTTCTGTCCGGGCTGGTGCTGCTTCGCACCACGGGCCTGACGCTGCTGATGCTCACACTCTGCACCATGGGGCTGCTCGAAGAGACCGCCAACATGGCCTCCGAGGTCACCGGCGGCTTCGACGGCCTCGACAGCCTGCCGATCAAGCCGATCTTCGGCACATTCGAGTTCGACGTGCTCTATTCCAGCACGCAGTATCTCTACGTGCTGGGGGTGCTGCTGGTGTGCTTCATCTTCGTGCGCACGCTGGTCTACTCGCCCTACGGCCACAGCCTCACCGGCATCCGCGAGAACACGCTGCGCATGCACGCCATCGGCGCGCCGGTGCGCATGCGCCTCGTGACCTGCTACGCGATCTCGGCGGCGCTGGCCGGCGTCGCCGGCGCGCTGTGGGCGCAGGCCAATGCCTATGTCAATCTTTCCACCTTGGGTCTCGACCGCGCCGCGACCGTGATGATCATCCTGGTGCTCGGCGGCTACGGAAGGCTTTACGGCTCGATCGTCGGTGCGATCGCCTACATGGCGCTGTCGCACTTTTTGTCGAAGGCCTATCCGACCGCCTGGCAGCTCGGACTCGGCGTGTTGCTGGTCGCCATCGCGCTGTTCGCTCGCGGCGGCATCCTCGGCATCGCCGATCAGATCCGGAGCCGGCTTGGCCGCGCCAAAGAGCAGAAGCCGTCATGA
- a CDS encoding ABC transporter ATP-binding protein has protein sequence MTALLATQSLNKHFGALHATRNVTFTLEEGARHALIGPNGAGKTTFINLLTGFLLPTNGNVTFKGRDITKAAQAERVKLGIARTFQINRLFRGLTVLENVYMSIAERTGAAPDMLRPAGRRSEVIDEAMELLTRLKLADVAHKTIPELPYGRQRLVELAITLGLKPEVLLLDEPAAGVPNAESHIILDAIDALPKSIGVLIIDHDMELVFRFAKKITVLVRGAIFAEGTPKEIGANPDVRAVYLGQATTHG, from the coding sequence ATGACCGCGCTGCTCGCCACCCAGTCGCTCAACAAGCACTTCGGCGCGCTGCACGCCACGCGCAACGTGACCTTCACGTTGGAGGAAGGCGCGCGACACGCGCTGATCGGCCCGAACGGCGCCGGCAAGACCACCTTCATCAATCTGCTGACGGGGTTCCTGCTGCCGACCAACGGCAACGTGACGTTCAAAGGCCGCGACATCACGAAAGCGGCGCAAGCCGAGCGCGTCAAACTCGGCATCGCGCGCACGTTCCAGATCAACCGGTTGTTCCGCGGCCTGACCGTGCTGGAAAATGTCTACATGTCGATCGCCGAGCGCACCGGCGCAGCGCCCGACATGCTTCGGCCGGCGGGCCGCCGCAGCGAGGTGATCGACGAGGCAATGGAATTGCTCACGCGGCTGAAGCTTGCCGACGTGGCGCACAAGACCATCCCGGAACTGCCCTATGGCCGCCAGCGGCTGGTGGAGCTCGCCATCACGCTTGGACTGAAGCCCGAGGTGCTGCTGCTCGACGAGCCGGCGGCGGGCGTGCCGAATGCCGAGAGCCACATCATTCTCGACGCCATCGATGCGCTGCCGAAAAGCATCGGCGTGCTGATCATCGACCACGACATGGAGTTGGTGTTCCGCTTCGCCAAGAAAATCACCGTGCTGGTGCGCGGCGCGATTTTCGCCGAGGGCACACCGAAGGAAATCGGCGCCAATCCGGACGTCCGCGCGGTCTATCTCGGACAGGCGACCACCCATGGCTGA
- a CDS encoding ABC transporter ATP-binding protein: MAEPSKPSAVELKGVSAGYGETVVLEDVNLSLAPGACISVIGRNGVGKTTLLATIMGHTTLHKGEVTLSGRSLNRVPIYRRAAAGLGFVPQEREIFPSLSVLENLEVGARPGPWTKERLFELFPNLKERLDNRGNQLSGGEQQMLSIARALLTNPSVLLMDEPTEGLAPVIVEALTAVLVKLRGDPNLSIILVEQNSRVAFEFSERSVVLDKGRIVYDGASAALRDDPERLAKVIGVSE; encoded by the coding sequence ATGGCTGAACCATCCAAGCCCAGCGCGGTCGAACTCAAGGGCGTGTCGGCGGGTTACGGCGAGACCGTGGTGCTGGAGGACGTCAATCTTTCGCTTGCGCCGGGCGCATGCATCAGCGTGATCGGGCGCAACGGCGTCGGCAAGACCACGCTGCTCGCGACCATCATGGGCCACACCACCTTGCACAAGGGCGAGGTGACGCTTTCGGGCCGAAGCCTGAACCGCGTGCCGATCTATCGGCGCGCCGCGGCGGGCCTCGGCTTCGTGCCGCAGGAGCGCGAGATTTTTCCGTCGCTGAGCGTTCTCGAAAATCTCGAGGTCGGCGCGCGGCCAGGACCGTGGACCAAGGAGCGGCTGTTCGAGCTGTTCCCCAATCTGAAAGAACGGCTCGACAACCGCGGCAATCAGCTCTCGGGCGGCGAGCAGCAGATGCTGTCGATCGCGCGCGCGCTTCTGACCAATCCGTCGGTGCTGCTGATGGATGAGCCGACCGAGGGTCTGGCTCCGGTGATCGTCGAGGCGCTGACCGCGGTGCTGGTGAAGCTCCGCGGCGATCCGAACCTCTCGATCATCCTGGTCGAGCAGAACAGCCGCGTGGCGTTCGAGTTCTCCGAGCGCAGCGTGGTGCTCGACAAGGGCCGCATCGTCTATGACGGCGCCTCGGCCGCCTTGCGGGACGACCCGGAACGGCTCGCGAAGGTGATCGGCGTCAGCGAATAA
- a CDS encoding Bug family tripartite tricarboxylate transporter substrate binding protein, which yields MIIARRHLLQFAALAATLPATTTMSLAQSYPSKPVRFVIGFPAGGPNDILGRIIAGWLSQKLGQPFNVENKGGKSGNIATEEVVRAAPDGTTILLCGPANAISGSLYPNLSFNFLRDMLPVAGVTREALVMVVHPSVPAKTAAEFLAYAKANADKIKMASTGVGSSPHVTGELFKQMSGLKLDVVHYAGGGPALKAMIAGEAQVMFEPMSASIEPVRSGKLRAIAVSTAQRSTALPEVPTVSEAVPGFEASAVTGIAVPKGTPAEVVEILNKAVQAAFSDAAMKTKLADTGGEPLPGSAADFAKLMAAETEKWGKVVKAAGIKAD from the coding sequence ATGATCATCGCCCGCCGTCATCTGCTGCAATTCGCGGCGCTTGCCGCTACGCTTCCGGCCACAACGACAATGAGCCTGGCGCAGAGCTACCCTAGCAAGCCCGTCCGCTTCGTCATCGGCTTTCCGGCCGGCGGGCCTAACGACATTCTCGGCCGCATCATCGCGGGGTGGCTGTCGCAGAAGCTCGGCCAGCCGTTCAACGTCGAGAACAAGGGCGGCAAGTCCGGCAACATTGCGACCGAGGAGGTCGTGCGCGCGGCACCCGACGGCACCACCATCCTCCTGTGCGGCCCGGCCAACGCCATCAGCGGCTCGCTTTATCCGAACCTGTCGTTCAACTTTCTGCGCGACATGCTGCCCGTCGCCGGCGTCACCCGCGAGGCATTGGTGATGGTCGTGCACCCTTCCGTGCCGGCGAAGACCGCGGCGGAGTTCCTGGCTTATGCCAAAGCCAATGCCGACAAGATCAAGATGGCCTCGACCGGCGTCGGCAGTTCGCCGCATGTGACGGGCGAGTTGTTCAAGCAGATGAGCGGGCTGAAGCTCGATGTCGTGCACTACGCGGGCGGCGGACCGGCGCTGAAGGCGATGATCGCCGGCGAAGCGCAGGTGATGTTCGAACCGATGTCGGCCTCGATCGAGCCAGTGCGGAGCGGCAAGCTCCGCGCCATCGCGGTGAGCACGGCGCAGCGCTCGACGGCGCTGCCGGAGGTGCCGACCGTGAGCGAGGCGGTGCCGGGTTTCGAGGCCAGCGCGGTGACCGGCATCGCGGTGCCGAAGGGCACGCCGGCCGAGGTCGTGGAGATACTGAACAAGGCCGTGCAGGCGGCGTTCAGCGATGCGGCGATGAAGACCAAGCTCGCCGACACAGGCGGCGAACCGCTGCCGGGCTCGGCTGCGGACTTCGCCAAGCTGATGGCGGCGGAGACGGAGAAGTGGGGCAAGGTCGTGAAGGCGGCGGGGATCAAGGCGGATTAA
- a CDS encoding Gfo/Idh/MocA family oxidoreductase produces MKICVAGQGAFGQKHLDALKRIPGVEVTSLVGGNQDSTAAIAKKYGVPHYTGDLSEGIKRADAVILTTPTKMHFSQGEQVMRAGKHVLVEIPVTDSVEDAEKLVKIAKETGVTAMGGHVRRFNPSHQYVHKKIVAGELKIQQMDVQTYFFRRKNINAAGNARSWTDHLLWHHAAHTIDLFQYQVGENISDCYAVQGPIHPELNIAMDMGIVAKTPSGSMLTLSLSFNNDGPLGSFFRYICDNGTYKAFYDDLSDGKDNKIDVSKVDVSMDGIELEDREFIKAIQEKREPNGSLQQVLPCMHVLGKLEKIIDPQRKAHA; encoded by the coding sequence ATGAAAATCTGTGTTGCCGGCCAGGGCGCCTTTGGTCAGAAGCATCTCGACGCGCTCAAGCGCATTCCCGGTGTCGAAGTCACCTCGCTGGTCGGCGGCAACCAGGACTCGACCGCAGCGATCGCCAAGAAGTACGGCGTCCCGCATTACACCGGCGACCTCTCGGAAGGCATCAAGCGCGCCGACGCGGTCATCCTCACCACGCCGACCAAGATGCACTTCAGCCAGGGCGAGCAGGTGATGCGCGCCGGGAAGCACGTGCTGGTCGAGATTCCGGTGACCGACAGCGTCGAGGACGCCGAGAAGCTGGTGAAGATTGCGAAAGAGACCGGCGTCACCGCCATGGGCGGGCACGTGCGGCGCTTCAACCCGAGCCATCAGTACGTGCACAAGAAGATCGTCGCCGGCGAGCTGAAGATCCAGCAGATGGACGTGCAGACCTATTTCTTCCGAAGGAAGAACATCAACGCGGCCGGCAATGCGCGGAGCTGGACCGATCATCTGCTCTGGCATCACGCCGCCCACACCATCGACCTGTTCCAGTATCAGGTCGGCGAGAACATTTCGGACTGTTACGCGGTGCAGGGTCCGATCCATCCGGAGCTCAACATCGCGATGGACATGGGCATCGTCGCCAAGACCCCGTCGGGCTCGATGCTGACGCTGTCGCTGTCGTTCAACAACGACGGGCCTCTCGGCTCGTTCTTCCGCTACATCTGCGACAACGGCACCTACAAGGCGTTCTACGACGACCTCTCCGACGGCAAGGACAACAAGATCGACGTGTCCAAGGTCGACGTGTCGATGGACGGTATCGAGCTCGAGGACCGCGAGTTCATCAAGGCGATCCAGGAGAAGCGCGAGCCGAACGGCAGCCTGCAGCAGGTGCTGCCGTGCATGCATGTGCTCGGCAAGCTCGAGAAGATCATCGACCCGCAGCGCAAGGCGCACGCGTAG
- a CDS encoding class III extradiol dioxygenase subunit beta, whose amino-acid sequence MARIIAGVASSHVPAIGAAIDNHRTGEPYWQRVFEGFERSKEWMRNAKPDVCFVVYNDHASAFSVEMIPTFALGTAAEFPIADEGWGPRPVPVVKGHPELAAHIAQSVILDEFDLTLCNKMEVDHGLTVPLNLMFGSPKEWPCPVIPLAVNVVMYPPPTGHRCFMLGKAIKKAIESYPEDLNVVVFGTGGMSHQISGQRAGLINSKFDHAFLDNLTKDPQKLVRMEHLEYMREAGAEGVEMVMWLIMRGALDDKVDEAYRFYTVPASNTAVGHIILENRIKGAKKAAKPAAKAKKPAAKKAAPKLKRAAARQKIQRVRSK is encoded by the coding sequence GTGGCTAGGATCATCGCAGGAGTCGCGTCCTCGCACGTGCCGGCGATCGGCGCTGCGATCGACAATCACCGCACCGGCGAGCCGTACTGGCAGCGTGTGTTCGAGGGCTTCGAGCGGTCCAAGGAATGGATGCGCAATGCCAAGCCGGACGTCTGCTTCGTGGTCTACAACGACCACGCCTCGGCCTTCTCGGTCGAGATGATCCCGACCTTTGCGCTCGGCACCGCGGCCGAATTCCCGATCGCCGACGAGGGCTGGGGTCCGCGACCCGTGCCGGTGGTGAAGGGCCATCCTGAACTGGCCGCACACATTGCGCAGTCCGTCATTCTCGATGAGTTCGACCTCACGCTGTGTAACAAGATGGAGGTCGATCACGGCCTCACGGTGCCGCTCAATCTGATGTTCGGCTCGCCGAAGGAATGGCCGTGCCCGGTCATTCCGCTCGCCGTCAACGTGGTGATGTATCCGCCGCCGACCGGCCACCGCTGCTTCATGCTCGGCAAGGCGATCAAGAAGGCGATCGAGTCCTATCCGGAAGACCTCAACGTCGTGGTGTTCGGCACCGGCGGCATGTCGCACCAGATCAGCGGCCAGCGCGCCGGCCTGATCAACTCCAAGTTCGACCACGCGTTCCTCGACAACCTCACCAAGGACCCGCAGAAGCTCGTTCGCATGGAGCACCTCGAATACATGCGCGAGGCCGGCGCCGAGGGCGTCGAGATGGTGATGTGGCTCATCATGCGCGGCGCGCTCGACGACAAGGTCGACGAGGCCTACCGCTTCTACACGGTGCCGGCGTCCAACACTGCGGTCGGCCACATCATCCTGGAGAACCGCATCAAGGGCGCCAAGAAGGCAGCCAAGCCTGCGGCGAAGGCCAAGAAGCCGGCCGCGAAGAAGGCCGCGCCCAAGCTCAAGCGCGCCGCCGCGCGTCAGAAAATTCAGCGCGTTCGCAGCAAATAA
- the ligA gene encoding protocatechuate 4,5-dioxygenase subunit alpha, giving the protein MAPAKHINEKDYDDIPGTYVFDADRSRRGYHLNMFCMSLMKAENRKAFKADEAKYLDERFPLLTPDQREAILKRQYNRLLELGGNIYFTAKLGASDGHPFQHLAALMTGSTQQDYADLMLRGGRSVEGNRSRSGKNEKPKASKAKPASKGKKRRG; this is encoded by the coding sequence ATGGCGCCCGCAAAACACATCAACGAAAAAGACTACGACGACATTCCCGGCACCTATGTGTTCGATGCCGATCGCTCGCGTCGCGGCTACCACCTCAACATGTTCTGCATGTCGCTGATGAAGGCCGAGAACCGCAAGGCCTTCAAGGCGGACGAGGCGAAGTATCTCGACGAGCGGTTTCCGCTGCTGACGCCGGATCAGCGCGAGGCGATTCTGAAGCGCCAGTACAACCGGCTCCTGGAGCTTGGCGGCAACATCTATTTCACCGCCAAGTTAGGGGCGAGCGACGGCCATCCATTCCAGCATCTGGCCGCGCTGATGACCGGCTCGACCCAGCAGGACTATGCCGACCTCATGCTGCGCGGCGGCCGTTCGGTCGAAGGCAATCGCAGCCGCTCGGGCAAGAACGAGAAGCCGAAAGCATCGAAAGCGAAACCCGCCAGCAAGGGAAAGAAACGCCGTGGCTAG
- a CDS encoding GlcG/HbpS family heme-binding protein, translated as MADHFVHRLQVSMPLAVAEAIADGALKAGAEAGLLPLTVAVLDVGGHLVVLKRQDGSGNLRADIAIGKAAGALGMGIASRAIRDRLRDRPAFQGAIAAASDGRFIPVPGGVLVLNEMGEAIGAVGISGDASDKDEYAALTGVHLAGYKTHPEAPAPNWRDAGL; from the coding sequence GTGGCCGATCACTTCGTCCATCGGCTCCAGGTCAGCATGCCGTTGGCGGTGGCCGAGGCTATCGCCGACGGCGCGCTGAAGGCTGGAGCGGAGGCGGGGCTTCTGCCGCTCACGGTCGCGGTGCTCGACGTCGGTGGGCACCTCGTGGTGCTGAAGCGGCAGGACGGCTCGGGCAACCTCCGCGCCGATATCGCGATCGGCAAGGCGGCCGGCGCGCTCGGGATGGGCATCGCAAGCCGCGCCATCCGCGACCGGCTGAGGGACCGTCCGGCGTTCCAGGGTGCGATCGCGGCCGCTTCGGACGGCCGCTTCATCCCGGTGCCGGGCGGCGTGCTGGTGCTGAATGAGATGGGCGAGGCCATCGGCGCGGTGGGCATCTCCGGCGACGCCTCCGACAAGGACGAGTACGCGGCGCTGACCGGCGTGCATCTGGCGGGATACAAGACCCATCCTGAGGCGCCCGCGCCGAACTGGCGTGACGCCGGCCTTTAG
- a CDS encoding amidohydrolase family protein: MSPGYIPFHPNPSKPKYKPPAGAVDAHNHVFGPEAKFPFAPKRKYTPCDAPKEKLFALHDFLGFDKAVIVQATCHDTDNRALIDAVVTSNGRAKGVAFLDESFTDDQLKQMDRDGIKGARFNFIKRLVDSTPKDVMVRIANRIAKLGWHVVIYFEHADLDEMGPFLKSLPTTLVFDHMACPNVKEGVNGKQFQNWLKALDENKNWITKVTCPERFTLVGPPYDDVVPFARTIVERFPDRVIWGTDWPHPNMPKEAPDDGVITDMIPKIAPTAELQKKLLVDNPTKLYWG; the protein is encoded by the coding sequence ATGAGTCCCGGCTACATCCCGTTTCATCCCAATCCGTCGAAGCCGAAGTACAAGCCGCCGGCGGGCGCGGTGGACGCGCACAATCACGTGTTCGGTCCGGAAGCCAAGTTTCCGTTCGCGCCCAAGCGCAAGTACACGCCGTGCGACGCGCCGAAAGAGAAGCTGTTCGCGCTGCACGACTTCCTGGGCTTCGACAAGGCCGTCATCGTGCAGGCCACCTGCCACGACACCGACAACCGCGCGCTGATCGATGCGGTGGTGACGTCGAATGGCCGCGCCAAGGGTGTCGCCTTTCTCGATGAGAGCTTCACCGACGATCAGCTCAAGCAGATGGACCGTGACGGCATCAAGGGCGCGCGCTTCAATTTCATCAAACGGCTCGTCGATTCGACTCCGAAGGACGTGATGGTCCGGATCGCCAACCGCATCGCTAAGCTCGGCTGGCATGTCGTGATCTATTTCGAGCACGCCGATCTCGACGAGATGGGGCCGTTTCTCAAGTCGCTGCCGACCACGCTGGTGTTCGACCACATGGCCTGCCCGAACGTGAAAGAGGGCGTGAACGGCAAGCAGTTCCAGAACTGGCTCAAGGCGCTCGACGAGAACAAGAACTGGATCACCAAGGTGACTTGTCCGGAGCGCTTCACCCTCGTGGGCCCGCCTTATGACGACGTCGTGCCGTTCGCGCGGACTATCGTGGAGCGTTTCCCGGACCGCGTGATCTGGGGCACCGACTGGCCGCATCCGAACATGCCGAAGGAGGCGCCGGACGACGGCGTCATCACCGACATGATCCCGAAGATCGCGCCGACCGCGGAACTGCAGAAGAAGCTCCTGGTCGACAATCCGACGAAGCTCTACTGGGGCTGA
- the pcaF gene encoding 3-oxoadipyl-CoA thiolase, with amino-acid sequence MSEAFICDAVRTPIGRYAGGLAKVRTDDLAAIPLKALMKRYPNVDWGALDDVYFGCANQAGEDNRNVARMALLLAGLPDSVPGCTVNRLCASGLNAVGLAAAAIRAGDSDFAIAGGVESMTRAPLVMGKAHEAFQRSATIEDTTIGWRFINPLMKKQYGVDAMPETAENVAEDYQIGRKDQDAFALRSQQRAAKAQASGFFDEEIEPVIVPGGKAGPVTVSKDEHIRADTTMEGLAKLKNFVRDPGTVTAGNASGVNDGAAAMIIASEAAVKKHGLKPIARIIGMASAGVPPRVMGIGPVPATRKLMERYGLKIGDFDVVELNEAFASQSLACMRQLGLPDDAEHVNPNGGAIALGHPLGMSGARLAMTAAHQLAKQGGKRALASMCVGVGQGVSLAIERV; translated from the coding sequence ATGTCCGAAGCCTTCATCTGCGACGCCGTCCGCACGCCGATCGGCCGTTATGCCGGCGGCCTCGCCAAGGTGCGCACCGATGATCTTGCAGCGATTCCGCTGAAGGCGCTGATGAAGCGGTATCCGAATGTCGATTGGGGCGCGCTCGACGACGTCTATTTCGGCTGCGCCAACCAGGCCGGCGAAGACAACCGCAATGTCGCGCGCATGGCGCTGCTGCTCGCGGGGCTGCCGGATTCGGTGCCGGGCTGCACCGTCAACCGGCTGTGCGCGTCGGGCCTGAATGCGGTCGGGCTTGCGGCTGCTGCGATCCGCGCCGGCGACAGCGACTTTGCCATCGCGGGCGGCGTCGAATCGATGACGCGCGCGCCGCTGGTGATGGGCAAGGCGCACGAGGCGTTCCAGCGCAGCGCCACGATCGAGGACACCACCATCGGCTGGCGTTTCATCAACCCGCTGATGAAGAAGCAGTACGGCGTCGATGCGATGCCGGAGACGGCCGAGAACGTCGCCGAGGACTATCAGATCGGCCGCAAGGACCAGGACGCCTTCGCGCTGCGCTCGCAGCAACGCGCGGCAAAGGCCCAAGCCTCAGGCTTCTTCGACGAGGAGATCGAGCCGGTGATCGTGCCGGGCGGCAAGGCCGGCCCGGTAACGGTGAGCAAGGACGAGCACATCCGGGCCGACACCACCATGGAAGGGCTCGCCAAGCTGAAGAACTTCGTGCGCGACCCTGGCACTGTGACGGCCGGCAATGCCTCGGGCGTCAACGACGGCGCGGCCGCGATGATCATCGCCTCCGAAGCCGCGGTGAAGAAGCATGGGCTCAAGCCGATCGCGCGCATCATCGGCATGGCCTCGGCCGGCGTGCCGCCGCGGGTGATGGGCATCGGCCCGGTGCCGGCGACGCGCAAGCTGATGGAGCGCTACGGGCTCAAGATCGGCGACTTCGATGTCGTCGAGTTGAACGAGGCCTTCGCGTCGCAGTCGCTGGCCTGTATGCGGCAGCTGGGCCTTCCCGACGATGCCGAGCACGTCAATCCGAACGGCGGTGCCATTGCGTTGGGTCATCCGCTCGGTATGTCGGGCGCCCGGCTGGCGATGACCGCGGCGCATCAACTGGCGAAGCAAGGCGGCAAGCGCGCGCTGGCCTCGATGTGCGTCGGCGTCGGCCAGGGCGTCTCGCTCGCGATCGAACGCGTGTGA
- a CDS encoding ABC transporter substrate-binding protein, with product MRRRDVIAGLGAAAALPLAARAQGARPVVGFLGSVSSKIFSAHVDGFLAGFKDSGFVDGRNVTIEFRWAEGKFDRLPALAAELVNRPVDLLVTVGGNVAALAAKRATSTIPIVFLTGDDPVASGLAASLSRPGGTMTGITWLSGELGAKNLELMHELVPAVSNLGVLINPARPTSEAQIRNVQEAGRAIGKTFHIFPVKAFAEVDQAFAQAKAEKIGALFVAADPLFLVDVDHVASLAARAGIPAVYFLREFVVAGGLMSYGANIVAAAKLCGDYAARILKGAKPADLPIQQSTHVELAINLKTAKALGLTVPITLLGRADEVIE from the coding sequence GTGAGGCGGCGCGACGTCATTGCGGGCCTTGGCGCGGCTGCAGCCTTGCCGCTCGCGGCGCGGGCGCAAGGCGCCCGGCCGGTGGTCGGTTTCCTCGGCAGCGTTTCGTCGAAGATCTTCAGCGCCCACGTCGACGGCTTCCTCGCAGGCTTCAAGGACTCGGGCTTCGTCGATGGCCGCAATGTCACGATCGAATTCCGCTGGGCCGAAGGAAAGTTCGACCGGCTGCCGGCGCTGGCTGCCGAGCTGGTGAACCGGCCGGTCGACCTGCTGGTGACGGTTGGCGGCAATGTGGCGGCGCTCGCCGCCAAGCGCGCGACCTCGACGATCCCGATCGTGTTTCTCACCGGCGACGATCCGGTGGCATCGGGACTTGCTGCAAGCCTCAGCCGGCCGGGCGGCACCATGACGGGCATCACCTGGCTCAGCGGTGAGCTCGGCGCAAAGAATCTGGAGCTCATGCACGAGCTCGTGCCCGCGGTCAGCAATCTCGGCGTGCTGATCAATCCGGCGCGACCCACCTCCGAAGCCCAGATCAGGAATGTGCAGGAGGCCGGACGCGCCATCGGCAAGACGTTTCACATTTTTCCCGTAAAGGCCTTCGCCGAGGTGGATCAGGCCTTCGCGCAGGCCAAGGCCGAAAAGATCGGCGCGCTGTTCGTCGCGGCCGATCCCTTGTTCCTTGTCGATGTCGATCACGTGGCATCATTGGCGGCGCGCGCCGGGATTCCGGCGGTCTATTTCCTGCGGGAGTTCGTCGTTGCCGGCGGCTTGATGAGCTACGGCGCCAACATCGTGGCGGCCGCGAAGCTTTGCGGCGACTACGCGGCGCGTATTCTCAAGGGTGCAAAACCGGCCGACCTGCCGATCCAGCAATCGACCCATGTCGAGCTCGCCATCAACCTCAAGACCGCCAAGGCGCTGGGGCTCACCGTTCCGATCACATTGCTCGGCCGCGCCGACGAAGTGATAGAGTAA